DNA from Sulfodiicoccus acidiphilus:
TCGCTACCTTCTCCGCTTCCCTCTTGGGAACCTTCTTTGCCTTGAGTCCAAGCATTACATTCTCTAGAGCCGTCATCCACGGGAACGTAACTATGGACTGATGAACTAACGCTATTTCGGGCGTGGGTTCGGTCACCGGGTTCCCCATAAGCGTAACTTCTCCTTCGTCCGGCCTCAGGAAGCCCCCAATATCCGTAGGAGTGTGGACTTACCTATACCCGATGGCCCGACTATAGCCACTAAGGCGTCCTCGGGCACCTCTATATCGATGTCCTTAAACACCGTATAAGTACGGTTATAGGAGTACGTTACGTTGGTGGCCTTCAGTATTGTTCCAACCGAACCACCCTTCGACCCTCTTCTCCTTGGATTTCCTTTAAGCTTTTCCTGACGAATTAAGGAGGAGGCGAATCTAGGTGTTTTTATTGATATTATGGCAAGTAGAATACTATGAACTTACCCCACCATCACGGAAGGAGCGTGTCCACCTCGCCATGGAGACTTCCTGCTTCTCGGAGGAACCTCGATCCACGTCCGTAGCGGAGGTTCCGTGGAACCTTTCTGTGAACAGCGTGGAAGGGAGGTCACGGAGGGTTTCCTCTCCACGGGCGTGAGTTCCCCCAGTCCCGAGGGTGCGACCCAGCTCTTTCAGTTAGGTCTGGGAAACACTGGGTTTTTTATCACAAAACGTTTCTACGAGGGGGGCTGTCCACCGTCACGGAAGGGGACTTCCGTCCCCTTGACCCCCGTAAAGTTAAAATAGAGGCCGTCCTCGTCCCTACGCGAGGAGCTTCCATCCCATTAACCCTCGTTAAGATGAGAGGAGCCCTAGGACTCTCCAGTTAACCAGTGAAAGAGGACGTAAAGGTGGAGGAACGAAATTTCACGAGGTTAGACTACGCTTGATGAATGCGCTGCCGGCCTTCACGGAAGTTACGGTTAAATCACCCCTCTGAAACTTGCATAGGTGCTTAGAGAGGTTAAGGTACCGGAGGACGTTTGGCCCAGGAGGAATGACTGGAAGGGACAAATCGTGGCGGTGATGGTTAAGAGAGGTGAACAAGTGGAAGAGGGAGACGTGGTTGCGGAAATCGAAATCGAGAAGGCGGTACTCAGGGTGGAGTCGCCTTTCAGAGGGAAGGTGAAGGATGTGAAGGTGATAGAGGGGGAGACCGTGGGACCCGGAGACCTCATCGCGGTGGTGGATGTTGACTAGTAAGCCCACGCTTAGGGTGAGAGCAGGTCTGGCGAAAGAAATCACCGAAGTTGTGCTCAGGTCCAACGTAAGAACCGTCTGCGAAGAGGCCCTGTGCCCCAACATATCTCAGTGTTGGAGTGAGGGAACCGCGACTTTCATGCTAATGGGGGAGATTTGCACTCGGGGTGCCGGTTTTGTTACGTGATGAAGGGTAAGCCCTCCCCACTAGACCCACAAGAACCGATCAGGTTGGCGAAGGTAGTGAAAGAGATGGGTCTGGACTACGTCACATTAACTTCTGTAGACAGGGACGATTTGCCTGACGGGGGAGCGTCCCACCTTGCGAAGGCCGTAAGGGAGATCAAGGCACTAAATCCCAGAGTGAAAGTGGAGGTCTTGGTGCCTGATTTTAGGGGAGATCTCAATGCCTTAGTAACAGTAATAGGAGCTGGAGTTGACGTCCTGGCTCATAACGTCGAGACAGTCAGGAGGATAAGTCCAACCGTTAGGGACGGTAGGGCCTCTTTCGACCAAAGCCTGAAGGTTTTGAGGGAGGCAAAGAAGGCTGGAGTTCCCCTGACTAAGTCCTCAATCCTCTTAGGACTAGGAGAGAAGGTGTCAGAAGTGATAGAAGCTATGAAGGAACTGAGGGAGGTCGGTGTTGACATATTGGTTATTTCTCAATACCTAAGGCCTGGGTCGAAGCAGGTACCTGTAGCTAAGAGGTATTCGAATCAGGAGTTCGAGGAGTTAGCTAAGATAGCGACGGGCTTGGGCTTCAGGGCTGTCGTGGCGTCTCCCTTGGCGAGGACGTCGTACAGGGCCAAAGAGGCTTATCTGAGGGCGATGGGTATTGCTGAGGATCGTCGTTGACGGCCCGAGGCACCCGGCGTACAACATGGCCATGGACGAAGCCCTCCTCTTGCTGAGAGGTGAGGTCGATTACGATACGTTGAGGATATACAAGTGGTCTCCTCCAGGAGTATCCCTGGGTCGTGGACAACCAGCTGATGCGATCGACTTGGAAGAAATCGAGAAGTTCGGCGGAGTCGTAGTTAGGCGACCTACAGGTGGAGGGGCGTTACTCCACTGGGAGGAGCTGACTTACAGTGTAGTGCTCTCCAAGGAACACCCACTGGCCAAACTCGAGGTGCCCGAATCCGCGGCTGCAATAGCGAAGGGAGTGGCGAGGGCCGTGGAGTCGTTGGGCATTGAGGTCGGCGTTAAGGGAGGACTTGGATCAGGCAAGGACAACTTATGCTATATGAGGACGGGTTCTAGTGACGTCCTCGTAAGGGGAAGGAAGATATCAGGAAGTGCCCAGCTTAGGTTAGGCAACGTTCTACAACACGGAACACTTCTGCTGAACTTTACCCCAGCTGTATGGATCAGGTTAATAAGAACTCCAGGGGCTACACCACAGACCCTATCCTCCAAGGTGACCTCGCTTAGGGAGGTTCTCAGCGAAGTTAAGGAGGAAGTGGTGATTAACGCATTGGTGAAGAGTTTCAAAGAAGTCCTAGGGGAGGAGGGCAGATTCGCTGAACCGAGCAAAAAAGAAGTCGAACTTGCCCATAAGCTCATGAGGACTAAGTACTCTAGGGAAGAGTGGAACTTAAGGGGTCAGGAAAACGACTTCCCGCAGCATAACTAACTCCAATAGACTCTCACTTCCTAAAGATAAAGCTAGGATCCCTGTATTTACTAACTAATTTCTTTGCCTCGGCCACTTCCTCGTCGAGCTCACACTCCTCCGTCCTTAGCCCGAGAAGCTCGGAGAAGGAACTCACCAACGCCACTCGCACTTCCTCCATCTTTACCCTTCTACCCACTAGGTCGATCAGGTTACCCACTCTGTACTTCACCGGATCCGCGGTGGATTTAGCATTGAGCGGAGGGATCCTAAGTAGTCTACGCATCTTATCCAGGTTAGAACTAAGGAGCACGGTTCCGTGGAGGAGGTTTGAGGTGGAAGTGAAATAACCAGCGTTCCCTGACACTTTCCTTCCCTTCACTACTACGTCCGTCTGGTTCCTGACTTCCGGCTCTGCCCCCAAGTTCATCAATGCCTTAAGTACGGCCGTGAGTAGCCTACCGTAGAGTAGCTCTGGTCCCCAGTCCCCGACTAGGCTCCTAGGAACGACTATCGAGTAGTTGAGGTTTCCACTATCGTGGAACACCGTACCCCCTCCACTGAACCTCCTGGCGAGGGGTACACCTTCCCGTCTAACCTCACTGAGATTCACCTCAGCCGATAAGGAGCTGCTAACGCCCATCACCACTGCCTCAGAGTTCATCCAAATCCTCAGAAAAGGCTCAAGGAAACGTCTTACCGCGACCTCGTCGAGGGCTAAGTTCAAGTAGGGATCCTCTATGGACGTGTAGGCTACTTTGAGCCTCAACAATGAATGGGGAGGGAGAAGGAAATTAAAAGGTTCTCCCAGAAGAGTTTTCCATAGGAACGTGAAATTAATAATGTAGTTCGTTACAATCACCTGTGGCTGGTGAACGATTAGAAGAGAAACAGGACGTCTGTCCCATTGTCAGAGCCATAAGGACTTTAGGATCTGAACCGAAGTTGCTGGTGGTTAGGTACTTGTTGGACGAGCCCATGGGTTTTAATCAGTTGCTCCGAGTGACTAGGTTGAGCTCCAAGACTCTAAGTTCGGTCCTAAAGTCGCTGGAGGAAGAGGGGATAGTGAAGAGGGAAGTGGTTAATACGAGGCCGTTCGCTGTGAGGTACTCCCTGACCGAGAAAGGAGCTGACCTTAACACCATTTTAAGGGAACTCGGGAAGTGGCTTGAAAAGTGGGAGCGATTTAGCGCAGACAGTCCGACGGCGACCTCTTGAGGGGAAACTTTATTCTTAGATAAGCTGACTAGTGTTCTGACTTCCTCCCCCACCGATTCGGGGTTACATCCCTGAGGGGCGGTCGAGAGGGTCGGAGGACCCCTCCCGTTCAGGTTAGCCGCCGCGACGTCGCGGTCGTCCTAGCGACCGCGAGTGCACTTAAACCGACGGTGTCCTCCCTTCCGCCTTTCGCTCGCACTTGGGACGTGAGAGGGGATCTGGGGTCGACGCGTTAGACGAGGCCGCGCTTCGTAGCCCTCCACTCGGTCAGGCGCTGGACGGCTACATCAAATACGGTTCGTCGCGAAACTCCCGGTAGTTCGCTCGCGTCCTCGACTGCCGGCTTCCCCTCTCCCGGCCCGAGTTCCTCGGGCCGGAGATCTGGAGGTCGCCGGCTCCCGCCACCCCAGCTTTCGACTCCCTGCGTCGACCGCGCCGTTTACCCTCGCTGGGGGAGCGACCCTAGGGTCGTCGTGCAGATCGCGCGCCGAGAGCGCGTCCCTACAACGGTCCTCGGCCACCTTAGAAGGTAGGTCTAACTCCTACCTCAACGCGACGTATAGCTCCCCCGCGTATTTCACCTGACACTCCCTTCTGGGTCCGGGAAGTTCTCCTTCTACCGGAACGGGGTGGAACGCATCGCTTCGACGTAGTCGTTCGCGGGGGCCAGGAGGGGTTCCGAGGGGTCGATTGACCTTCGCCAAAGATTTTTCACTCCCTTTGAACGCCCTAATTTACAAAGGATCGAAAGCCTCGCCTTTCAGGGCCGGGAATGTCAATTTAAACGTCCTCTTCGTTCCAAACTCCTCGATGTCTTGGAGGGTCGAAGGATCGGAGCTACCGTTTCCACGAAGGTCGCCCTCCCTGTTCCAAACAACAAAGGTCCCCTAAGTGCACGACGCAAACCCGCTGGTGTTCGTACGTAGGGAAGGGCTATTGGAGGGGATAGAAGTCGAGTTCGTCGGGACGGCGAACCACACAGACCGTCGCTTGGCCGCCTCACCGATCTCGGCATCTTCCATAAGCGTAGATGATGTGTCACCTATGTCAGACTTTTGTACAAGAGGGGTAATCCACGTCAAATTCACGAAACATATTGTATGACTCCCCAAGTAGAACATACGTTCTGCAGCAAACTAAAATGTACAAGTAACCACCTCTGGCCATGAACAAGAAGACGTGGAGGGATATTGTGAAGAAAAAGGGGAAGGAGAAGATAACTGTCCTTACAGCCTACGACTTTCCCACGGCCAAGGCGTTGGCAGAGACGGAACTCGACTCTATCCTGGTGGGAGACTCGGGAGGAATGAACGTACTGGGGTACGACTCGACCCTTCCAGTCACCATGGAAGATATGGAGATGTTCACGAGGGCGGTGGCGAGGGCTAGGCCCCCTCAGTTAATAGTAGCGGACATGCCTTTCATGAGCTATGAAATCTCCGTGGAGAGGGCTCTGGAGAACGCCGCAAGATTAGTTAGGTGTGGAGCCGAGGCGGTGAAGATAGAAGGGGGAAAGGAAGTGACGGAAGTGGTTAGTGCCTTGGTGAGGGCCGGTATACCCGTCATGGGACACGTAGGACTTACGCCTCAGAGAGTCCTCAGAATAGGCGGGTATAGGACAATGGGTTCCGAAGTGGATCAGCTCGTAGAGGACGCTAAGGCCCTCGAGAGGGCAGGAGCGTTTTCGGTGGTGGTGGAGAACAGTTACGCCGAGGCTGCTAGAGCGGTGACGGAGTCCCTTTCGGTTCCCACGATATGCATAGGTGCAGGTCCTCACTGCGACGGACAGGTTCTCGTAATTCACGACATCCTAGGAATGAGTGACGTGAGGCCTTACTTCGCTAGGATGTATAGGAACCTAAGGGAGGAGATAAGGGCAGCAGTGCAGGAGTACGTCAGAGATGTGAAGTCGGGCAGTTTTCCGTCTAGTGAAAACTACAAGGAAAGGAAACCTCACCTGAACGCCAAAGAGAACGCTACTAAGGTGACGTAAGCCAATAGAAGTCCTCCAGCTTCCCTAAGCGTCACCTTACCGTCCATCAACGTCAGGGTGAACGCTGCGTTGGCTAGCAATACCGCCCCCAGGTAAACGGAGTAATTCCCCACGGCTGCTCCACCCAGTCCGACGATAGCCAACAAGACGGTCATGTTTTCTATCTTACTGCCCATGAAACTAACTAGGGCCATCGATCCTCCACCTTCGAACCTTGATGCCATGGCGAGAGCACTGAGGCTCTCCTCCATTTCCGCCGCTACAGGGGAGATCAGCATGGCCAGGACTATAGGTGGTATCCCTACGGAGAGAGACGTCTCCTCTATCTGCTGCACGAAGCCTTTTGATAGGAAGATCAGCGCTGCCGCGGCGCTCCCCATGAGCAGCCCCGCCTTAAGAGCGACGGAAGGAGGTATCTGGGACGGCCTCTCCTTCACCCTCCGTACCCTCGTGAATACGTAAACGGCGTAGATGGACACGAAGGCTATGGAGAACCAGACGTTTATCACCTTAGCTAACACTACTGCAAACAACACAACCGAGCTCGCTCCCATGAAAGAGAGTTCGACTCTGAAGTCCTCCCTCATGGTCACAGGCCTCCTCCACTTCAGAAAGTACACTAGGACCACTATGAACGCTCCCAATGTGAGTAGGATGAGGTTGCCGCCAACTGCAGAGCCCAGGGCCACTTGGAGATCACCCCTCATGGTGGCCGATGCCACAAAGATGGTCTCTGGAAGTGAACTGAGCAAACCTAGGAGTACACCTCCAGTGAACCCCTGTCCCAAGTAGTCCTCTAGCATGTCTGCGGCCGCGGCAACTGCCATAGAGGCGGCGCCGAAAGCCACCAAGTAGGCCAGAAGTACGGCCAGCAACTTACATAATACTATGGAAGGCCCTCTTATTAAGCCTTGCAGAGAGAATTTAGTGTGGAGTACCCTTACTTCGACGTGGAGACTGCCAGAGAGTTGCTCCCTTGGCTACGAGATACGCTGAAGAAGTTGAGAGAAATGAAGGTTGAGGTTGAGAAGAACATGGTTGGAGGAGATAGGGTGCTCGTATTGAGGTACTCCATGGAGATCGATCGCTCGCTCAGGGAGATAGTGTCTAAGGGTGTAGTAATAAGAGACTTAGATAAGGGACTTGTAGATTTCCCAGCCGTCGTAAACGGCAGACCCGCCTACCTCTGCTGGTTGATCGATGAAGAGGATGTCTCGCATTGGCATTATGCGGAGGACGGGTTCAAAGGCCGTAGGAGGCTAACTGGAGAGGAAGAAGTATTAAGCCTGAGGTGAACGGAACCCGTCTCGGACCACGGGCCTAAGCTAAAAAGACCACGTTACCATGTGAACGCATGCAGTGGGAAGATTTACCGTTCATCCTCGGAAAGGGAAAGTACCTCGACGACGTGAAGCTTCCTGGAGAGTTGAGTCTTCACGTGCTCAGGTCTCCCTATGCTAGAGCTAAGGTAACATCGTTAGGGGCCCCTAGCAAGTCGCTACTTTTCCTAACGTGGGAAGGTGTGAAGTTCTACATGCCGGCTCTGACGCTGCCTGGTGCTAAGGTCAAGAGGATGCCCGTTCTAGCCGACGGTAGAGTGAACTTCTACGGTCAGCCAGTGGCTGCGATAGTCGCCGAAGATAGATATGATGGAGAGGACGTTCTTGAGGACGTAGGAGCGGATTACGACCCGCTAGAACCTTCTTTAGAACTGGAGGACCCAAAGGTCCAGATACACGAGGACGTCCCAGGGAACGTGTGCAATGAGACCGCACTCAAAGGAGGTGACCTATCAGCGTTCAGGGATGCTCAGGTGCAAGTAAACAGAAGGATCGAGATGGCCAGGGTGGTGGCCAATCCCACCGAGCCTAAGGGGGTCGTAGCGAACTACCACGACGAGGTACTAGATATCTACGTTTCCACGCAATCGCCCTTCCGCGTGAGGAACGACCTCACGGAGGTACTTGGAATACCGCCAGAGAAGGTGAGGGTTTTCTCGTCTGACACGGGAGGAGCGTTCGGCAACAAGACTCCTGCATACCCTGAATACGTGTTGGCATCCATCGCGTCCATCAAACTGCATAGGCCCGTCAAATGGGTAGAGACTAGGAGAGAGCACCTAACTAACCCCACCCAGGGAAAGGGTATGATAATAGATGCCACCCTTTACGCGAAGAAGGACGGAACGTTAGTCGGAGTGAAAGGTAAGGTAATACATGACGTAGGGGCCTATAACTTCACCATCAACGCAATGATGGCATCGTTCCCAGCTAGGCTCATAACTGGGCCTTACGTAATGAAGGCCGCCGAAGTTAAGGCCGTATCCGTCTTCACTAACGCGCCTCCTACTGGGCCTTACAGGGGAGCAGGGAGGCCGGAGGCAGCGCTGGCCCACGAGGCTCTCATGAACGATCTAGCGGACGAGTTAGGTGCAGATCCAGTGGAGCTCAGGAGAAAGAACCTGATAAGGGGAGAGTACACTACACCGCTAGGGAACCGGGTAGATCCAGCAGGCTACGAGGAGGTACTCAGAAGGGCCGAGTCGGTATATAGAGACTGGAAATCCAAGGGGAGGACAGTCTCGTTGGTGGTGTTCTCGGCCTTCGTATCGGCTTCACCTGGGGAGAGTGCCAAGGCAAGGTTGACCCCGAAAGGGGTGGAGATAGTGGTGGGATCTAGGCCTCACGGCCAGGCCCACTTAACGACTTTCACCAACTTGGCAGCTCGAACGCTTGGTGTAGATCCCAAGTTCGTGAAGGTGAGGTTCGCTGATACCACTGAACTAAAGGAGGCGATTGGCACGTTCGGCAGCAGGAGCGCCTCTGTTGGTGGAGCGGCATTGGTGACAGCGCTCACTAGGTTGCGAGAAAAGGTGGGCGATGGGGACTTGATGGAGGCAGCGAAGACATTAGGGGAAGTGGAGGTGGAGGTGTTCTACAAAGCGGATCCCATTTTCTCTCCAGGTGCTTACGTCGTGGCGGTGAAGGTCGACCGCGAAACCTGCTATCCCATGGTCGAAGATGTATTTGGAGTGGATGATGTGGGGAAAGTGTTGAATAGACAGGACGCAGAGGCTCAAGTAATCGGAGGTGTTATGCAAGGCATAGCAGAGGCCCTTTGGGAGGAGGCTAAATACTCTCCGGAAGGCACACCAGAGTTCGGAACTATGGTAGAGGCTGGATTCCCGAAGGCCTCCCAAGCGCCGAGAGTGAAGGTGGAGCTAGTGGAGTTCCCGTCACAGTTACCTCACGGCGCTCGGGGAGTGGGTGAAAGCGGGACTATCGGAGCTATGGCGGGGACTTTCCTGTCATTGGAGAAGGCCTTAGGCGGGAAACTCCGTAAGATACCAGTGCTGCCGGAGAAACTGTGTAGCTCCTAGTTTTTTACCCACCTCCGTTTAGTCTAATAGGTGGAGTACAGGGTAGTAGATTCCGTACCCATTAACAGGATGAGCGACATCGTTTTGGCTACACCCAAGCTCGACGAAGAGTATGCGAACGCTTTACTGTTGAGGGCCGCTAGCGGAGTCAAGATCAAATTAGTTACGTGCGATAGAGAATGGGGCCCTTGGCTGGACAATCAGAGGAGATCCTACGGACTTGTTGAAGAGAACATAGCTAAGAGGGGAGTGGAGAAGTGTAGGGGAAAAGCCATTACCCTTTCGAGACTTTCGATACTCATCCCTTTTATAGTGGTGGTCCTGATGCCGGTTACGTACCTGAGGCTGCCTATTCATTTGCTCGTAGTACCTCCAATGGCTGCACTCGCAGTCGCGCTCCTAGTTGAGCTCAGGAAGCTTTCTAGGGACGCCAGAATTGAACTCCAATTGAAAGTTGAGGGCCTTGAGAGACTGAAAATCGAGATCGGCACGGTACGAGAGGAGATAAGAAGGAGCCTCGAAGTGGTCCAGGCACCTATCTTCACGGGAACGGTGGTAGTGCACTCGGAGGGCGCGTTCTTCACGTCGGCCGACCTCACAACAGTAAGCTTGAAGACGCTATCTGCCTATCAAGAACTAAAGAAGGAGGATGGACTGGATCTGATTCGAGCGATCGGAGAAGGAAAGGTGAAGGAGATCAGCTCAGCCCAGTGAACTTCCCTAGCAGCAATAAATGATCTACTAGACTTGGGCGAATATCTATTCGAGAGCTACCCTGCCGTCACGGTCGGAGCGTCCTGCTTCATCGCTTCACTTCGCCCAACGGTGGAGGGTGGAGTACCACAGACGAGTATCGTCCAGTCTTCGACGTAGAGTCCGCATAGATTGCCGCTCATGATATGGCCTTTAGCTTGAGGGCGTATACATAACATTCTCCCTAGCCAGGGCATCGTATCGACGCTCACCCTGTCTGCGACTGTCTTCGATGCTGGCGTTTAGTTTACTCCCTCGGGGGAGTTCGTTTTATCAACTCTCACTGACTAGCTAGGAGAGGTAGTCGTGCACTCCTTTCACATTTCCTTAGTGGAATTGAGGTTAGGGACGATCCCGAAAAATTGTCAGAAACCCGCCAGAACCCTACAAGAGAGGACGCGTCTCCGTTGGAGAGTTTCACGTCCCCTGGTTCGACCGTGAACTCCTCTCTAGAGGAAAGGCACTAAAATTATGGGCCCGCTGGGACTCGAACCCAGGACCTCCGCCATGTCAGGGCGGCGTCCTAACCAGGCTAGACGACGGGCCCCCTCATACCGTAAATACCAAGGATATATATGTTCTGCGCTACCTTCCTTCAACGTGGTCGGAGTTCCTTGAGTTGGGGTATTAGTGAAAGCGTATTCTTAGATACCACTTCTTCAACATCCTCAAGCTTACTCCCGACCAACGAGGATATCTTCTGAAGTGTCAGTGCTACGTTGCAGGGCTCGTTCCTCACCGACCGAGTTGGACCTAGGAACGGCGAGTCCGTCTCAGTGAGGACGCTACTCAACGGAAGCTTCTTGAGTACTTCCTGCCTGTTCCTGTCTCTGACGAGAACGGGAGGGAACGAGATGAATCCGCCGAGGTCCACTGCCCTCAAGGCGTCCCTCGCATTCCCCTCGAACGCATGGAGAGCAAACCTAACCTCGTGTGATCCTAAGAGATCTAATGCTTCGTTCATTCCTCCCCTCACGTGAATAACGAGGGGCTTTCCCTGTCTCTCTCCAAGTTCCAGGAACTTGGAGAAGACTTCCCTCTGAGCCTTCCTGGATTCGGGCTCCTTCACCCAGAAATAGTCCAATCCCACCTCACTTATCACGGTCACCTTAGATACCAACGAAAGGCTGTCTTCCAACTCGTTCATTTTTTCGGCGACGAACTCTGGGTGAAAACCGACGGCTGGAAGGACGTTCCAATACATGGACGCTAGCTCTAGAGCAGCCAAGTTGCTCTTGAGGTCCACCCCAGCGTTGACAACTACTACGCTGCAACGAGATAAGACCTCGTCTCTGTCCTTTTCGAACTCGGGAGTCTCGAGGTGGGCGTGAACGTCGTAAAGCACAGAGTGAGTCTCAACCAGGAGGTAAAAACGTTCATCTAGAACTCAGAGGACGTGGCTAGGTTCCTAGGCCTACCGGTGAAGCTAACCGCCCTCTAAGGCGCTCCTGAAGATCTCCTCCAAATCCCTCCTCCCTACTTGCTTCGGGGATAGCCCCAGGAGCCTCTGCTGCGCTAGGGTCCCTTTTACTAGGTCCTCCAGGTCTTGCGAGGTGAAGTCAAGTTCCCTCAGGCTGGTGGGGACTTTAAGGGAGCTCAATAGCTTCACGTAATATTCGAAAAGCTGATCCCCGACCCTTCCAGGGTCTGGCTCCATGCCCAAAGCCCTCACCACCGCCGAGAACCTCTCCTCGGCGAACGGGGATAGATACCTGAAGGCGTAGGCAGCTGGGATCGCAGTGCTAATCCCGTGGGGTGCTATGGGGTAGCCAAACTCGTAGTCCTCTGGGTACCACCTCCTCAACATGCCCGCTATCGGGTATGCCATAGCGTGAGGCACGTGGACCCCAGCGTGCCCGAAGCCAATTCCCGCAACGCTTGCCCCAAGAGTCATGTAGTACCTCGCCTCCAAGTCGTATGGGTCAGCATAGGCTCTCTTTAGGTAGCGATGTACCCACCTCACGGCCTCTGACGCGAAGAGGTCTCCTATCGGAGTCGAGCCTGCGTAGACAGGCCTATCGGCGGGGTTGGAAACCGCAGGCCTGGCAGTGTAGGGGTGGGCAGTGAAGGACTCTATAGCGTGATTAAGGACGTCTAGTCCAGAGGAGGCAGTAACCATGGGTGGGAGGGTCACAGTGTTTAGAGGGTCTACTATGGCTATAGACGGTCTCAGATATTGGTTGCTTATCCCAGTCTTCACCTTTAGGCGAGTGACGTCAAATATAGCGACGTTAGTGTTCTCGCTCCCAGTTCCAGCCGTAGTGGGGATGGCTATCATTGGTTTGAGCGGTCCTGGAGGGGAGATACCCTTCCCTATAGGCCTGTTTATGTAGTCGTTCAAGTCTGCAGGGTAGGTGTAAAGTAGGTTCAGAACCTTGGCTGTGTCTATGGTAGAGCCGCCTCCAAGTGCGACGAAGCC
Protein-coding regions in this window:
- the panB gene encoding 3-methyl-2-oxobutanoate hydroxymethyltransferase, which encodes MNKKTWRDIVKKKGKEKITVLTAYDFPTAKALAETELDSILVGDSGGMNVLGYDSTLPVTMEDMEMFTRAVARARPPQLIVADMPFMSYEISVERALENAARLVRCGAEAVKIEGGKEVTEVVSALVRAGIPVMGHVGLTPQRVLRIGGYRTMGSEVDQLVEDAKALERAGAFSVVVENSYAEAARAVTESLSVPTICIGAGPHCDGQVLVIHDILGMSDVRPYFARMYRNLREEIRAAVQEYVRDVKSGSFPSSENYKERKPHLNAKENATKVT
- a CDS encoding sodium:calcium antiporter; this encodes MLAVLLAYLVAFGAASMAVAAAADMLEDYLGQGFTGGVLLGLLSSLPETIFVASATMRGDLQVALGSAVGGNLILLTLGAFIVVLVYFLKWRRPVTMREDFRVELSFMGASSVVLFAVVLAKVINVWFSIAFVSIYAVYVFTRVRRVKERPSQIPPSVALKAGLLMGSAAAALIFLSKGFVQQIEETSLSVGIPPIVLAMLISPVAAEMEESLSALAMASRFEGGGSMALVSFMGSKIENMTVLLAIVGLGGAAVGNYSVYLGAVLLANAAFTLTLMDGKVTLREAGGLLLAYVTLVAFSLAFR
- a CDS encoding xanthine dehydrogenase family protein molybdopterin-binding subunit; protein product: MQWEDLPFILGKGKYLDDVKLPGELSLHVLRSPYARAKVTSLGAPSKSLLFLTWEGVKFYMPALTLPGAKVKRMPVLADGRVNFYGQPVAAIVAEDRYDGEDVLEDVGADYDPLEPSLELEDPKVQIHEDVPGNVCNETALKGGDLSAFRDAQVQVNRRIEMARVVANPTEPKGVVANYHDEVLDIYVSTQSPFRVRNDLTEVLGIPPEKVRVFSSDTGGAFGNKTPAYPEYVLASIASIKLHRPVKWVETRREHLTNPTQGKGMIIDATLYAKKDGTLVGVKGKVIHDVGAYNFTINAMMASFPARLITGPYVMKAAEVKAVSVFTNAPPTGPYRGAGRPEAALAHEALMNDLADELGADPVELRRKNLIRGEYTTPLGNRVDPAGYEEVLRRAESVYRDWKSKGRTVSLVVFSAFVSASPGESAKARLTPKGVEIVVGSRPHGQAHLTTFTNLAARTLGVDPKFVKVRFADTTELKEAIGTFGSRSASVGGAALVTALTRLREKVGDGDLMEAAKTLGEVEVEVFYKADPIFSPGAYVVAVKVDRETCYPMVEDVFGVDDVGKVLNRQDAEAQVIGGVMQGIAEALWEEAKYSPEGTPEFGTMVEAGFPKASQAPRVKVELVEFPSQLPHGARGVGESGTIGAMAGTFLSLEKALGGKLRKIPVLPEKLCSS
- a CDS encoding biotin/lipoyl-containing protein, whose protein sequence is MLREVKVPEDVWPRRNDWKGQIVAVMVKRGEQVEEGDVVAEIEIEKAVLRVESPFRGKVKDVKVIEGETVGPGDLIAVVDVD
- a CDS encoding DUF2203 domain-containing protein, yielding MEYPYFDVETARELLPWLRDTLKKLREMKVEVEKNMVGGDRVLVLRYSMEIDRSLREIVSKGVVIRDLDKGLVDFPAVVNGRPAYLCWLIDEEDVSHWHYAEDGFKGRRRLTGEEEVLSLR
- a CDS encoding lipoate--protein ligase family protein, translated to MLRIVVDGPRHPAYNMAMDEALLLLRGEVDYDTLRIYKWSPPGVSLGRGQPADAIDLEEIEKFGGVVVRRPTGGGALLHWEELTYSVVLSKEHPLAKLEVPESAAAIAKGVARAVESLGIEVGVKGGLGSGKDNLCYMRTGSSDVLVRGRKISGSAQLRLGNVLQHGTLLLNFTPAVWIRLIRTPGATPQTLSSKVTSLREVLSEVKEEVVINALVKSFKEVLGEEGRFAEPSKKEVELAHKLMRTKYSREEWNLRGQENDFPQHN
- a CDS encoding TatD family hydrolase, producing MLYDVHAHLETPEFEKDRDEVLSRCSVVVVNAGVDLKSNLAALELASMYWNVLPAVGFHPEFVAEKMNELEDSLSLVSKVTVISEVGLDYFWVKEPESRKAQREVFSKFLELGERQGKPLVIHVRGGMNEALDLLGSHEVRFALHAFEGNARDALRAVDLGGFISFPPVLVRDRNRQEVLKKLPLSSVLTETDSPFLGPTRSVRNEPCNVALTLQKISSLVGSKLEDVEEVVSKNTLSLIPQLKELRPR
- a CDS encoding lipoate--protein ligase family protein codes for the protein MRLKVAYTSIEDPYLNLALDEVAVRRFLEPFLRIWMNSEAVVMGVSSSLSAEVNLSEVRREGVPLARRFSGGGTVFHDSGNLNYSIVVPRSLVGDWGPELLYGRLLTAVLKALMNLGAEPEVRNQTDVVVKGRKVSGNAGYFTSTSNLLHGTVLLSSNLDKMRRLLRIPPLNAKSTADPVKYRVGNLIDLVGRRVKMEEVRVALVSSFSELLGLRTEECELDEEVAEAKKLVSKYRDPSFIFRK
- a CDS encoding hydroxyacid-oxoacid transhydrogenase produces the protein MIPLDPAFLAYSPLNDAVFVINIPQVKFGLGSTKEVGYEAKRLGVRNVLLVVGRKLRGTKLMEEVRSRLESEGVTVNITDHVRVEPEDTELVEAYREIKDMKIDGFVALGGGSTIDTAKVLNLLYTYPADLNDYINRPIGKGISPPGPLKPMIAIPTTAGTGSENTNVAIFDVTRLKVKTGISNQYLRPSIAIVDPLNTVTLPPMVTASSGLDVLNHAIESFTAHPYTARPAVSNPADRPVYAGSTPIGDLFASEAVRWVHRYLKRAYADPYDLEARYYMTLGASVAGIGFGHAGVHVPHAMAYPIAGMLRRWYPEDYEFGYPIAPHGISTAIPAAYAFRYLSPFAEERFSAVVRALGMEPDPGRVGDQLFEYYVKLLSSLKVPTSLRELDFTSQDLEDLVKGTLAQQRLLGLSPKQVGRRDLEEIFRSALEGG
- a CDS encoding winged helix-turn-helix transcriptional regulator; this translates as MAGERLEEKQDVCPIVRAIRTLGSEPKLLVVRYLLDEPMGFNQLLRVTRLSSKTLSSVLKSLEEEGIVKREVVNTRPFAVRYSLTEKGADLNTILRELGKWLEKWERFSADSPTATS